A region from the Lolium perenne isolate Kyuss_39 chromosome 4, Kyuss_2.0, whole genome shotgun sequence genome encodes:
- the LOC127303953 gene encoding uncharacterized protein has product MFIWRPGDLLRTAAFHGGRDLVPGGMAVLEDLIRAIELWLRIAKEQVPLIDLNLDPVLLVPAIGGSILEAVDQAWNKELVWVRILAADHECREKLWAKFDAATAILKLDHLLLGSLPCIICLRCLKDTCIPEDALLKDPRRLYAPGRIYHIVGRKSFRELGFGVRARRRSWPAAFQRVGWPVSIERVGWPVSIELARQPAEERGAWWAARS; this is encoded by the exons ATGTTCATCTGGCGACCGGGGGACCTGCTCAGAACCGCGGCGTTTCACGGGGGCCGAGATTTGGTGCCCGGGGGCATGGCGGTGCTGGAGGACTTGATCCGGGCGATCGAGCTGTGGCTGCGCATCGCCAAGGAGCAGGTGCCCCTGATTGACCTCAACCTCGACCCAGTGCTGCTCGTGCCCGCCATCGGCGGCTCCATCCTCGAGGCCGTCGACCAGGCTTGGAACAAGGAGCTGGTctgggtgcgcatcctcgccgccGACCACGAGTGCCGCGAGAAGCTCTGGGCCAAGTTCGATGCTGCCACTG CAATTTTAAAATTGGACCATCTTCTCCTGGGCAGTCTGCCATGTATAATATGTTTGAGATGTTTGAAGGATACTTGCATACCTGAAGATGCTCTGTTGAAAGATCCAAGGAGGCTCTATGCACCAGGTCGGATATATCACATTGTGGGAAGGAAAAGTTTCAG ggagctCGGCTTCGGAGTCCGTGCACGCAGGAGGAGCTGGCCGGCGGCGTTTCAGCGAGTAGGCTGGCCGGTGTCGATTGAGCGAGTAGGCTGGCCGGTGTCGATTGAGCTAGCCCGGCAGCCAGCGGAGGAGCGAGGAGCCTGGTGGGCAGCTAGAAGCTAG